The following are encoded together in the Chlorocebus sabaeus isolate Y175 chromosome 12, mChlSab1.0.hap1, whole genome shotgun sequence genome:
- the SMIM27 gene encoding small integral membrane protein 27 has product MKPVSRRTLDWIYSVLLLVIVLISWGCIIYASMVSARRQLRKKYPDKIFGTNENL; this is encoded by the exons ATGAAGCCAGTGAGTCGTCGCACGCTGGACTGGATTTATTCTGTG TTGCTGCTTGTCATCGTTTTAATCTCCTGGGGCTGCATCATCTATGCTTCAATGGTGTCTGCAAGACGACAGCTAAGGAAGAAATACCCAGACAAAATCTTTGGGACGAATGAAAATTTGTAA